The Acidobacteriota bacterium DNA window CGGGGAAATGGTTCCGGAAGAGGAAGCCAGGATTTCGATTTTCGACAGCGCGGTCCTGATTGGGGATTCCGTGATCGAGACGGCCCGAACCTTCCATCACAAGCTGTTTCGCTGGCCGGAACACCGTGACCGCCTGCTGCGCTCCATCAAGGCGGCCAGGATGACCCTCGGCATGACGACGGAGGAACTGGATCGGGTGACCCGGAAGTTCCTGGAGGACAACCTGCCGACCCTGGAAGACGGTGACGAAGGCGGCGTGGGGCACCTGGTCAGCCGCGGTCGAATGGGGCTGGTGCTGCCCCCCACCGAGACGACCTTCGTGATGTATTTCTATCCTCTGTCTACGGGCCTCAAGGCAAAGGCGGCCTACTACGACAAGGGACTGCACGTAGTGACGCCACCGACCCGCCACATGCATCCGCTGACCATCGATCCCAAGATCAAGTATCGCAGCCGCCTGCACTTTTCACTGGCCGACGCCGAGGCCCGGCTGGTCGATCCCGATGCCCTCCCCCTGATGCTGGACCACCAGGGAAACCTGGCCGAGGGTACGGGCTGGAATTTCTTCGTGGTGAATCGAGGAGAGGTGTATACCCCCAGCGAGCGGAACATCCTGCAGGGGGTGAGCCGGCTGACCACCATCGAGCTGGCCCGGGGGCTGGACATGACCGTCAGGGAGACCGATATCCAGCCCTACCACGCAACCACCGCCGACGAGGCCTTCATGACTTCCACCTCGCTGTGCATGATGCCGGTCACCCGTTTCAATGGCCAGTCGATCGGAGACGGCAGGCCGGGTCCCTGTACCCTCCGGCTGATAGAGCGCTGGAAGGAGTACGTGGACTTCGACTTTGTCGCCCACGCCAAGCGATGGGAGTAACGGCTGTTTCCCTCGGCCGGGCAGGCCAGGTCCCTTGGGAGAATAGCTGCTGAGTTCAGCGGCGGCGCTTCCCGATGCAGAAGAGGCGCTCGGCCGTCCTGATGAAGATCTGGCCGTCGGAAATGGCCGGAGAACTGAGGCAGTAGTCGTCCAGCGGGTTTTCGGCCAGGATCTTGAATTCGGGCCCCGCCTCGACCACGCTCGTCACCCCGTCCTCGTTGCTCACGTAGATCTTGCCGTCGGCCAACACCGGCGAGGAGCTGTAGGTTCCCGGTCTGAGCCGCTGCCCTCCCCAGATCTGCTTTCCGCTCCTGGCATCCAGGCACCACATGATCCCCTTGTCGCCGACGGAGTAGAAGTAGGTGCCGTCGGAGACCGGAGTGGGAACGTCGGGGCCGTTCTGGAACGACCAGACGCGATGGCTCTGGCTGACGTCTCCGCGGCCGCCCGGTCGAAGGGCCATCAAGGGCTTCACCCGGGTGGGCACATAGACCAGGCCGGCGGCCACCACCGGCGAGGCAACCACCCGAAAGTAACGGTTGTTGGTGGGATTGAACCCGTTCACCCGCCATAGCTCCCGTCCCGTTTTCAGGTCATGGCCGGTGGCGCTGTCTCCCCCGGTGATCACCAGTTCCAGGCCCTTGGGGGCGGGGGCCAGGGTCGGAGTGGTGTAGGAATCGGGCGATTCATGGATGGCGTCGGTGGGCCGTTCCACCTTCCATAAGGTCTTGCCGTTGTCGCCGTCGACTCGCAGGACGTAGGAGGGATCGTCGGTCTTCATTCCGTGGAGGACCTGGATGAAGAGGTCGCCCTTGTGCAGCAGCGGAGAGGAGGCGTAGCCGTGGTTCAGTCCGAACGCTCCGTAGTCCTGCTGGATGTCGCGGGCCCATAGTAGCTCTCCGTCCAGGGAAAATCCCTTGAGGATGCCGGTTCCGGTCATGACAAAGATCGAATGTCCGTCGGTGACCGGGGAAGGGGAGGACATGTTCTGCTTGCGCATTTTGACGTTTCCCTGACCCAGGCTCCTCTTCCACTTCAGCTCACCCTTTTCGCGGTCGACGCACCACAGGTAGAGGTCGGTGCCGTCAGCCACATTGAGAAAAACGGAATCGCCCCAGACTATGGGGGTGGAACCGCTGAATTCGGGCAATACCAGCTCCCAGGTGATGTTGGTCTGCCTGTCCCAGGAGACGGGCAAGGCTTTCTCGGGGCTGATGCCGTCCAGCGTGGGGCCCCTCCATTGCGGCCAGTTTCCGGCCTGCGACTGCTGTAGAAGAATCAAGGCGACAACCAGCGCTGGAAGCGTTCTCCACACCATTGCACTCCTCCGTGTTCTGCCGGGAATTTCCCGAACACCCTAATGGATTACTTCTGGAGCCTTGCGGCTCATCCGGGGCCATCGACCCGGGTGAGGTGGCCGGATTCCTTGCATAAATGCATCCGGCTCTTTGACAGGCCAAGGCCGCGATCTTACATATTCAGTGAAACGTAGTTGTGAGGTCACAATCAGGACCGGAGTAACAAAACCCAAAATCAGGAGGTTTCCAAATGTTAGCACTTTCAAGAAGGCTGTTTAACGACTTTCCCTCATTCGATCGGCAGGTGGATCGATTCTTCAACGATGCCTGGAACCGGGACATCCGGCTCCTGCCGAGCTTCAGAGCCTTTCGTCCGGAGCTCGACGCCTTCGAGAGGGACGGAAGCCACGTCTACCGGCTGGCTCTGCCGGGCGTGGATCCCGCGGATGTCGATCTCTCGGTGGTTGACGGAAGGCTGACGGTGCAGGTGGAGCGGAAGGAGCCGGGCGACGTCAAGCAGGACGACTGGCGCGTGCGGGGCTTCTCTTACGGCAGCTATGAGCAGACGCTGCTCTTGCCCAAGGGAACCGACCTGGAAAGGATCGAAGCGTCCTTCCACAACGGGGTCCTGGAAGTCACGGTGCCCCTGGTTCCGGCCGCCCTGCCCAAGAAGATCGAGGTGAAGGCGCTCGGCGGCAGAAAGCTGAAAGCCACCGCCTGAATCCGCCGGTTGGCACGAAGGTGCCGTACCTGAAAGGGGTCTGGATTTTCCAGACCCCTTTTTTTGAAGGGAAGAACCGGGCAACGCTTAGTGTACCGCCCCCGATTTATTGGACAGATAAAACGCACCAAACTCAAGCAGCCGGTTGCAAGGCAAGGCGTTGTCTTGCCTGAACCGGAGGCTCGAATCCCAGACGCTCAATCAACCAGTGCTGGTTGTAGAGAGCGCGAGACTCTTCCAAAGCCCGAACCAGTTCCGGTATGGACTGGAAGTGCCGGGCCCACAGCAGTTGCTCCTTGAGCGTCCTGAAGAAACGTTCAATACAGCCGTTGCCTTCCGGCTCGCGAACGAATGCCGGCGAAGACTCGATCCCCAGGAAGGCCGGTTCGTTCTGGAAGTCGTCGCTCATGAACTGCGAGGCATGATGGTGGCGGAGTTGGAGCCGCGGGCGGCGCCGGCCTGAAACCCTCCGAAGTGTTCATGGACGCCCTGGCGAAGGGGTTTCAAGGGCTCGAAGCGGGTGGTGCGCTTGACGGCATGAATGCCCACGCACTCGGCCGTGCAATGATCCACCGCGGCGAAGACCGTCACCTGGCCGTCCTCGAGGATGATTGTTGCCGTGGCGTCGATGCCCCACTTCCGGTTGGGACGATCGGTGGTGATGGTTCCGCTATGGGGATTGTCCACCGCAGGCTCAGCTTGCCGCTGGGGCGCCAGCAACTGGGCCTGCCGCAGCAGGCGCAGCACCCGGGCCTTGGAGGTCCGCACTCCCGCGACCCGCAGGCGTGCCCACACCTTGCGGTGACCTTCCCCACGAAACGTTGAAGCGGCGATCTGCTCCCGGATCCGCTCACTAAGCGCCTCATCGCTCCAGGCCGTTCGCGGCCCCCGCTTGCGGAACTCGATGGGGTAAGCCCGTCGATGACGCCGGGAATAATAGGTCGAGCATGGCAGGTCCCTCACTGCCGCCACGCGGGCCAGACCATAGGGCTTTCCGGTGGAGGGCGAGGGGGTCCGGCTCATGGCTTCGACCTCCACCGTAGAAAAGGCTTTTCTTCCTCCATCTGCCGAGTCCGTTGCCGCAGCAGTTCGTTGTCCACCACCAGGTTGGCCACGGCCGACTTCAGCGTCTTGCGCTCCTCGTCCACCACGTCGGTGGCTCGGATCTTCAACCCCGACACGCCTCCCTCAAGTAACGCTTCCCGCCAGCGCGTCAGTGTGGCGGCCCTTCCCCCGACCACCGGCCGCTGGGGCCGCTCCGGTCGCCCTCCGGGCTCCCTTCGCGCCCCCGGCACCTCCATTCCTTCCTCTGGACATAGCGTGACCCTCCTTCCCTGTCGCTTCGTATACAAGTTCTCGATTCACTGTCCAAAGAATTCCTGGGGCGCGGGAATTTCACCATAAATTCATGCACGCTGCTTAACTCTTCACACCTAAATCATCCAAGTTTAGTAAGTCTAAAAAACATATTCCTGTCGAGGCGTTCCCGTAGCGCCGGTTGATGAGCTGGAAGAACAGGACCGCGCCGCTCTGGGTCACCGGCAGGTAGCCGATCTCGTCCACGACCAGCAGCGGCGGGTAGAGCAGCGTCTTGAGGCGGTGGTCGAGCCGGCCCGCGGCTTTGGCCTGCTCTGTCGTTGGACGAGACTGGTCCGCGTTATCCGAGATCATGAACTCCACCGATGACTTGATCGCCGCTAAATACGAGCACGGCTGATCGTTCACACTCACATGACGACAGAATCCAGGACTGTGGCTGATCGATCGGCGGAGCCCGTTCTGGTCACCGGCTCGGCCGGGCATGTGGGAGCGAATCTCGTGCGTCGGCTTCTTGACGACGGCGCGCGGATCCGCGTGATGCTGAGATACGAGGACAACAACGAAGCCCTGGACGGCCTTGAGGTTGAACGTGCGTTCGGTGACATTCGCGATCTTGATGCCACGCGGAACGCGCTCGATGGCTGT harbors:
- a CDS encoding PQQ-binding-like beta-propeller repeat protein, translated to MVWRTLPALVVALILLQQSQAGNWPQWRGPTLDGISPEKALPVSWDRQTNITWELVLPEFSGSTPIVWGDSVFLNVADGTDLYLWCVDREKGELKWKRSLGQGNVKMRKQNMSSPSPVTDGHSIFVMTGTGILKGFSLDGELLWARDIQQDYGAFGLNHGYASSPLLHKGDLFIQVLHGMKTDDPSYVLRVDGDNGKTLWKVERPTDAIHESPDSYTTPTLAPAPKGLELVITGGDSATGHDLKTGRELWRVNGFNPTNNRYFRVVASPVVAAGLVYVPTRVKPLMALRPGGRGDVSQSHRVWSFQNGPDVPTPVSDGTYFYSVGDKGIMWCLDARSGKQIWGGQRLRPGTYSSSPVLADGKIYVSNEDGVTSVVEAGPEFKILAENPLDDYCLSSPAISDGQIFIRTAERLFCIGKRRR
- a CDS encoding Hsp20/alpha crystallin family protein; translated protein: MLALSRRLFNDFPSFDRQVDRFFNDAWNRDIRLLPSFRAFRPELDAFERDGSHVYRLALPGVDPADVDLSVVDGRLTVQVERKEPGDVKQDDWRVRGFSYGSYEQTLLLPKGTDLERIEASFHNGVLEVTVPLVPAALPKKIEVKALGGRKLKATA
- a CDS encoding aminotransferase class IV, coding for MKQRQVYVNGEMVPEEEARISIFDSAVLIGDSVIETARTFHHKLFRWPEHRDRLLRSIKAARMTLGMTTEELDRVTRKFLEDNLPTLEDGDEGGVGHLVSRGRMGLVLPPTETTFVMYFYPLSTGLKAKAAYYDKGLHVVTPPTRHMHPLTIDPKIKYRSRLHFSLADAEARLVDPDALPLMLDHQGNLAEGTGWNFFVVNRGEVYTPSERNILQGVSRLTTIELARGLDMTVRETDIQPYHATTADEAFMTSTSLCMMPVTRFNGQSIGDGRPGPCTLRLIERWKEYVDFDFVAHAKRWE
- a CDS encoding integrase core domain-containing protein encodes the protein MSDDFQNEPAFLGIESSPAFVREPEGNGCIERFFRTLKEQLLWARHFQSIPELVRALEESRALYNQHWLIERLGFEPPVQARQRLALQPAA
- a CDS encoding IS3 family transposase; translated protein: MSRTPSPSTGKPYGLARVAAVRDLPCSTYYSRRHRRAYPIEFRKRGPRTAWSDEALSERIREQIAASTFRGEGHRKVWARLRVAGVRTSKARVLRLLRQAQLLAPQRQAEPAVDNPHSGTITTDRPNRKWGIDATATIILEDGQVTVFAAVDHCTAECVGIHAVKRTTRFEPLKPLRQGVHEHFGGFQAGAARGSNSATIMPRSS